One genomic region from Ornithinimicrobium flavum encodes:
- a CDS encoding NAD-dependent epimerase/dehydratase family protein yields MEILVLGGTGWLGGETVREALRRGHAVTCLARGTRPVPDGARLVRADRDDPQALASVADRVWDAVLDVTDQPGRVREAVRALRTRQWVYVSSASVYAEGADVDRSEDAPVVEPLSGDRYEDMGDYGAAKLACEQVVLAAPAPAAVVRAGLIGGPGDESGRSGYWPWRFAHPSGPDVLVPDDPDLPTALIDVRDLAAWLVLLVEDRTEGVLNATGPTTTLGTVLEAAEHVAGGPAGARPVDPARLLELGVAPWAGPCSMPLWLPMAELRGFATLGTGQARAAGLTTRPLRDTLRDVLAWEVTGRTRPRGAGLSDEDEQRVRADLDRP; encoded by the coding sequence ATGGAGATCCTGGTGCTCGGCGGGACGGGCTGGCTCGGCGGGGAGACGGTGCGGGAGGCGCTGCGGCGGGGCCACGCGGTGACCTGCCTGGCCCGGGGGACCCGCCCGGTACCCGACGGTGCGCGGCTGGTCCGCGCCGACCGGGACGACCCGCAGGCGCTGGCGTCGGTGGCGGACCGGGTGTGGGACGCGGTCCTGGACGTCACCGACCAGCCGGGCCGGGTGCGGGAGGCGGTGAGGGCGCTGCGGACGAGGCAGTGGGTCTACGTCTCGAGCGCCAGCGTGTATGCCGAGGGCGCGGACGTCGACCGCTCGGAGGACGCGCCGGTCGTCGAGCCCCTCTCCGGGGACCGCTACGAGGACATGGGCGACTACGGCGCCGCCAAGCTGGCCTGCGAGCAGGTCGTCCTCGCCGCCCCCGCCCCCGCCGCCGTGGTGCGGGCCGGGCTGATCGGCGGCCCGGGGGACGAGTCCGGCCGCTCCGGCTACTGGCCGTGGCGCTTCGCCCACCCCAGCGGCCCGGACGTGCTGGTGCCCGACGACCCCGACCTGCCGACGGCGCTGATCGACGTGCGCGACCTGGCCGCCTGGCTGGTCCTGCTCGTCGAGGACCGGACCGAGGGCGTGCTCAACGCCACCGGCCCGACGACGACCCTGGGGACGGTGCTGGAGGCCGCCGAGCACGTCGCCGGGGGGCCGGCGGGGGCGCGACCCGTCGACCCAGCCCGGCTGCTGGAGCTCGGGGTGGCACCCTGGGCCGGCCCGTGCTCGATGCCCCTGTGGCTCCCCATGGCCGAGCTGCGGGGCTTCGCCACCCTCGGCACCGGGCAGGCGCGGGCCGCCGGCCTGACCACCCGCCCGCTGCGCGACACGCTGCGGGACGTCCTGGCCTGGGAGGTCACCGGACGCACCCGGCCCCGGGGTGCCGGCCTGAGCGACGAGGACGAGCAGCGGGTCCGCGCCGACCTCGACCGGCCCTAG